Proteins found in one Candidatus Diapherotrites archaeon genomic segment:
- a CDS encoding DNA-directed RNA polymerase subunit K → MEGKTIPTLTRFEKTRLIGARALQLAFGAPTLLDTKKITSPYDLAKMEFDEKTIPLSVVRMLPNGQQIRIEVI, encoded by the coding sequence ATGGAAGGCAAAACCATCCCCACACTCACCCGGTTTGAAAAAACGCGCCTCATCGGGGCGCGCGCCCTCCAACTCGCTTTCGGTGCCCCCACCCTGCTCGACACCAAAAAGATCACCTCCCCCTATGACCTGGCCAAAATGGAGTTTGACGAGAAAACCATTCCCCTATCCGTGGTACGTATGCTCCCCAATGGCCAGCAGATTAGGATTGAGGTGATCTGA